From the genome of Aerosakkonema funiforme FACHB-1375, one region includes:
- a CDS encoding Uma2 family endonuclease, which yields MQQTDEKPVIIYPSSDGKPMADSTIQYDWITKIKANLDGIFKDDPNVFITGDLIWYPVEERKDICQAPDVMVVFGREKKERKSYLPWNEDNIAPQVVFEILSETNTKKEMNKKLLFYNEYNVEEYYLYDPKKKNLDGWLRNEGILDVIESMSAWVSPRLGVRFEFSDAGLELYRPDGQKFIDFVELERKAVRLAAKLRELGIDPETI from the coding sequence ATGCAACAAACTGATGAAAAACCCGTAATTATTTATCCGTCTAGTGATGGCAAGCCGATGGCAGATAGTACGATACAGTATGACTGGATTACCAAAATAAAAGCGAATTTAGATGGCATATTTAAGGACGACCCGAACGTATTTATCACAGGGGACTTAATCTGGTATCCAGTAGAAGAAAGAAAGGATATTTGCCAAGCTCCCGATGTGATGGTAGTCTTCGGTCGAGAGAAAAAAGAACGCAAATCTTACCTCCCGTGGAATGAAGATAATATTGCTCCCCAAGTGGTGTTTGAGATTCTTTCTGAAACTAACACCAAGAAGGAAATGAATAAAAAACTTTTATTTTATAACGAATATAATGTCGAGGAGTATTATCTCTACGATCCTAAGAAGAAGAATTTGGATGGATGGCTGCGAAATGAAGGTATATTAGATGTAATTGAGTCGATGTCTGCTTGGGTGAGTCCCCGTTTGGGAGTGCGGTTTGAATTTTCAGATGCAGGATTAGAACTATACCGACCAGATGGACAAAAGTTTATTGACTTTGTAGAATTGGAACGCAAAGCTGTAAGATTAGCAGCAAAATTGCGAGAGTTAGGAATTGACCCGGAAACAATTTAA
- a CDS encoding type II toxin-antitoxin system VapC family toxin, whose product MATAYVVDASVVIKYFLTEPYTPEVRILVAGISHGDELYIPEFCSIECVNVLWSNVRFRGLSQTDAEQFVIDMLDLPFQIVPVKNLLPRALQNGLTHQLAIYDSLYIALALDRDFPLITVDDKQLNAALACGVAIKPITDFSPM is encoded by the coding sequence ATGGCGACAGCCTATGTAGTTGATGCCAGCGTAGTAATTAAATATTTTCTTACAGAACCATACACCCCAGAGGTGCGGATTCTTGTGGCTGGAATCAGTCATGGCGATGAGTTGTATATTCCTGAGTTTTGCTCGATCGAATGCGTTAATGTTCTGTGGAGTAATGTCCGTTTTCGGGGACTTTCGCAGACAGATGCAGAGCAATTTGTTATCGATATGTTAGATCTGCCGTTTCAAATTGTGCCAGTTAAAAATTTACTACCGCGTGCTTTGCAAAATGGTTTAACTCATCAATTGGCGATATATGATTCTTTGTACATTGCCTTAGCATTAGATCGAGATTTTCCGTTAATTACAGTTGATGATAAACAATTAAATGCGGCACTTGCTTGCGGTGTAGCTATTAAACCAATAACAGATTTTTCACCTATGTGA
- the petH gene encoding ferredoxin--NADP reductase has protein sequence MYNPSAAGSAANTVSGSRVFVYEVVGLRQNDETDKMSYPIRRSGSVFITVPYNRMNEEMRRITRMGGQIVSIRPSGQEQTNGQAISDKAGDVKATSEPAPEPAKLEEKTKPMTQAKAHENVPVNTYRPNNPWTGKCISNEELVGEGGIGTCRHLMFDLEGSELRYLEGQSIGIIPPGTDKNGKPHKLRLYSIASTRHGDRVDDKTVSLCVRKLEYKHPETGELVEGVCSSYLCKLNPGDEVKITGPTGKEMLLPNDPNINVIMMATGTGIAPFRAYLWRMFKDNERAANPDYRFNGLAWLIFGVATSPNILYKPELEEMQERYPDNFRLTYAISREQKNAQGGKMYIQDRVAENSAELWKLIQQENTHTYICGLKGMEDGIDQALTEAASKDGVAWNEYQRTLKKAGRWHVETY, from the coding sequence ATGTACAATCCTAGCGCAGCTGGTAGTGCTGCTAACACGGTATCTGGTAGCCGTGTGTTTGTTTATGAAGTGGTGGGTCTGCGTCAGAACGATGAAACTGACAAAATGAGCTACCCGATTCGTCGTAGTGGCAGCGTATTTATCACTGTGCCCTATAACCGCATGAATGAAGAAATGCGGCGGATTACGCGCATGGGCGGCCAAATTGTTAGCATCCGGCCTTCAGGGCAAGAGCAAACCAATGGCCAAGCGATATCTGACAAAGCAGGGGATGTGAAAGCGACATCAGAACCAGCACCAGAACCTGCGAAGTTAGAGGAAAAAACCAAGCCTATGACTCAAGCAAAGGCTCATGAAAATGTGCCGGTTAATACTTATCGTCCCAACAATCCCTGGACTGGGAAGTGCATAAGCAACGAGGAGTTGGTTGGCGAAGGCGGTATTGGCACTTGCCGTCACCTGATGTTCGACCTTGAGGGTAGCGAACTGCGGTATCTGGAAGGCCAAAGTATTGGTATCATCCCACCGGGAACGGACAAGAACGGCAAACCTCACAAGTTAAGGTTATACTCGATCGCCTCTACTCGTCACGGCGATCGCGTCGATGACAAGACGGTATCTCTCTGTGTCCGGAAGCTGGAGTACAAGCATCCAGAAACCGGCGAACTTGTGGAAGGTGTTTGTTCTAGCTATCTCTGCAAGCTCAACCCCGGCGATGAAGTGAAAATCACCGGGCCAACAGGCAAGGAGATGCTCCTACCGAACGACCCGAACATCAATGTGATTATGATGGCGACGGGTACTGGTATTGCACCCTTCCGCGCTTACCTGTGGCGGATGTTCAAGGATAACGAAAGAGCTGCCAACCCGGACTATAGGTTTAATGGCTTGGCTTGGCTGATTTTCGGTGTGGCAACCAGCCCGAATATCCTGTACAAGCCAGAATTAGAGGAAATGCAAGAGCGCTATCCCGATAATTTCCGCTTGACTTATGCTATCAGCCGCGAACAGAAAAATGCCCAAGGTGGCAAGATGTACATCCAAGACAGGGTAGCCGAAAATAGCGCTGAACTCTGGAAACTAATTCAGCAAGAAAATACCCACACTTACATCTGCGGTTTGAAGGGTATGGAAGATGGTATCGACCAAGCTCTTACTGAAGCTGCTAGTAAGGATGGAGTGGCTTGGAATGAGTATCAAAGAACTTTGAAGAAAGCCGGTCGCTGGCACGTAGAAACTTACTAG
- a CDS encoding phosphoribulokinase, with the protein MTSKPDRVVLIGVAGDSGCGKSTFLRRITDLFGKEFVTVICLDDYHSLDRKQRKETGITALDPRANNFDLMYEQIKALKNGQTINKPIYNHETGMIDPPEVVEPNHIVVIEGLHPLYDERVRSLIDFSVYLDISEEVKIAWKIQRDMSERGHTYEDVIAAINARRPDFTAYIEPQKEFADVVIQVLPTQLLKDDKEGKILRVRLIQKDGVEGFEPAYLFDEGSTIDWRPCGTKLTCSYPGIKMHYGPDSYYGHPASVLEVDGQLDNLEQVIYIESHLSKTSAKYHGELTHLLLQHREYPGSNNGTGLFQVLTGLKMRATYERLTTKEAKVAVNV; encoded by the coding sequence ATGACCAGTAAGCCGGACCGCGTGGTTCTAATTGGCGTCGCCGGAGACTCCGGATGCGGTAAATCCACATTTTTGCGCCGCATAACGGATTTGTTTGGGAAAGAGTTTGTCACCGTGATTTGTCTGGACGATTATCACAGTTTGGACAGAAAGCAGCGCAAAGAAACGGGAATTACCGCGCTTGACCCCAGGGCAAACAACTTTGACCTGATGTACGAGCAAATTAAGGCGCTCAAGAACGGTCAGACGATTAACAAGCCGATCTACAATCACGAAACCGGCATGATCGATCCACCAGAAGTGGTGGAGCCAAATCATATCGTGGTGATCGAGGGGCTGCATCCCCTGTACGATGAACGGGTGCGATCGCTAATCGACTTCAGCGTGTACCTCGACATCAGCGAAGAAGTCAAAATTGCTTGGAAAATCCAGCGGGATATGTCCGAGCGGGGTCACACCTACGAAGATGTGATTGCTGCGATCAACGCTCGCCGCCCAGATTTTACCGCCTATATCGAGCCTCAGAAAGAGTTTGCCGATGTGGTTATCCAAGTATTGCCCACGCAATTACTCAAGGATGACAAAGAAGGTAAGATCCTGCGGGTGCGCCTCATTCAGAAGGATGGAGTGGAAGGCTTTGAGCCAGCTTATCTGTTTGATGAAGGGTCTACGATTGACTGGAGACCGTGCGGCACTAAGCTCACCTGCTCCTACCCAGGTATCAAGATGCACTACGGCCCAGATTCTTACTACGGTCACCCCGCCTCAGTGCTGGAAGTGGATGGACAATTAGACAATCTGGAGCAAGTAATCTATATCGAGAGCCATTTGAGCAAAACTTCGGCCAAGTACCACGGAGAGCTGACCCATCTGTTGCTACAGCATAGGGAATATCCCGGTTCTAACAACGGAACGGGACTTTTCCAAGTCCTCACCGGTCTGAAAATGCGAGCAACTTACGAGCGGTTGACTACTAAGGAAGCCAAGGTTGCAGTTAACGTGTAG
- a CDS encoding NAD(P)H-quinone oxidoreductase subunit 4, whose amino-acid sequence MMADQFPWLTAIVLLPLVASFIIPVLPDKDGKRVRWYALGVGIADFVLMCYAFWKHYDASSATFQLAEKYAWIPQLGLNWAVSVDGISVPLVLLAGFVTTLSILAAWQVDVKPRLFYFLMLVLYSAQIGVFVAQDLLLLFIMWEIELVPVYLLVSIWGGPKRRYAATKFILYTAAASIFILVAALAMALYGGGNLTFDMVELAIKDYPIALELLLYAGLLIAFGLKLAVFPLHTWLPDAHGEASAPVSMILAGVLLKMGGYGLIRVNMEMLSDAHVYFAPVLVILGVVNIIYGALASFAQTNMKRRLAYSSVSHMGFVLLGIASYTDLGVSGAMLQMISHGLIASVLFFLAGVTYDRTHTMAMNEMGGVGQAMPKVFALFTVGAMASLALPGMSGFASELSVFVGVTTSDIYTSTFRTVTVFLAAVGVILTPIYLLSMLRQVFYYTGATCDIAPSCDINDISLRNEGHEEAVCFGTSCVLPIHAKFNDASPREIFIAASFLVLIIGIGFYPKLATQVYDVKTVAVNADIRQSYTQIAEGNPQIYAQEFLSPVIAKSELEPVLGIVK is encoded by the coding sequence ATGATGGCCGATCAATTTCCCTGGCTTACTGCGATTGTCCTGCTCCCACTCGTTGCTTCCTTTATCATCCCCGTGCTGCCGGATAAAGACGGCAAGCGCGTGCGGTGGTATGCCCTGGGTGTAGGCATCGCGGATTTTGTGTTGATGTGCTATGCCTTCTGGAAGCATTACGATGCGAGCAGCGCTACTTTTCAACTCGCAGAAAAGTATGCCTGGATACCTCAGTTAGGTCTTAACTGGGCAGTGTCGGTCGATGGAATATCCGTTCCGTTGGTGCTTCTGGCTGGATTCGTGACGACGCTTTCCATACTGGCGGCGTGGCAAGTCGATGTCAAACCCCGTCTGTTCTATTTCCTGATGCTGGTACTGTACTCAGCACAGATAGGAGTGTTTGTTGCCCAGGACTTGCTGCTTCTCTTCATTATGTGGGAGATAGAGCTAGTTCCCGTTTACCTGCTCGTCTCCATTTGGGGTGGCCCAAAACGCCGTTACGCAGCTACAAAATTCATCCTTTATACAGCAGCAGCTTCTATATTTATTCTGGTCGCAGCCCTGGCAATGGCGCTTTACGGCGGCGGCAATTTGACCTTCGATATGGTCGAACTCGCCATCAAAGATTATCCGATCGCATTAGAACTGCTGCTTTATGCTGGATTGCTGATTGCCTTTGGCCTCAAGCTGGCTGTCTTCCCCCTGCACACATGGTTGCCTGATGCCCACGGCGAAGCTTCCGCGCCCGTATCCATGATTCTGGCAGGCGTATTGCTGAAAATGGGCGGATACGGACTGATTCGCGTGAATATGGAGATGCTCTCCGACGCTCACGTCTACTTTGCACCGGTGCTGGTAATCCTGGGCGTTGTCAATATCATCTACGGTGCGTTGGCTTCTTTTGCCCAGACCAACATGAAGCGCCGCCTAGCCTACTCGTCAGTTTCCCACATGGGATTTGTCCTGCTGGGGATTGCCTCTTACACCGACTTGGGAGTCAGCGGTGCGATGCTGCAAATGATTTCCCACGGTTTGATTGCTTCAGTGCTATTCTTCTTGGCAGGCGTAACATACGATCGCACCCATACAATGGCAATGAACGAAATGGGCGGCGTCGGTCAAGCTATGCCCAAAGTGTTCGCCCTCTTTACAGTAGGTGCGATGGCGTCTCTCGCCCTCCCCGGTATGAGTGGCTTTGCTAGCGAACTCTCGGTCTTCGTGGGTGTGACCACCAGCGATATCTACACTTCAACCTTCCGCACTGTCACTGTATTTCTCGCCGCAGTAGGAGTTATCCTCACGCCGATATATCTGCTCTCTATGTTGCGCCAAGTATTTTACTACACTGGTGCCACCTGCGATATTGCACCCTCCTGCGATATTAACGATATCAGCTTGAGAAATGAGGGACATGAAGAAGCAGTTTGTTTCGGTACAAGTTGCGTCCTTCCTATTCACGCCAAGTTTAACGATGCCAGTCCGCGTGAAATATTCATCGCTGCTAGCTTTTTAGTGCTGATTATCGGTATTGGTTTCTATCCCAAGTTGGCTACCCAAGTATACGATGTGAAAACTGTAGCGGTGAACGCTGACATTCGTCAATCGTATACCCAAATTGCAGAAGGAAATCCTCAGATTTATGCCCAGGAATTTTTGTCTCCTGTAATTGCGAAGTCTGAATTAGAACCTGTTTTGGGGATTGTGAAGTAA
- a CDS encoding carbonic anhydrase translates to MNHSPNCLNCINRRHFLQLLPTALSVAVLSNAQPAKAANTAKALVLSCIDSRVLEAQRYFLSLQHLGNQYDLTALAGASLALSGIPQQADAEAFWDQLKLSYRLHHIQKVMIFDHQDCSAYADKIDPKLSEDSEKEEKVHEEYLSGAYWQIRDRYPDLNIELYFVTLNAEVKAISPLARV, encoded by the coding sequence ATGAACCACAGTCCCAATTGTCTTAACTGCATCAACCGTCGCCACTTTCTGCAACTCCTACCAACGGCACTTTCTGTCGCTGTGCTATCAAATGCTCAGCCTGCCAAAGCAGCCAACACCGCCAAAGCTTTAGTCCTCAGTTGCATTGACTCTCGCGTTTTAGAAGCACAACGTTACTTTTTATCATTGCAACATCTCGGTAATCAATACGACTTGACAGCTTTGGCGGGTGCTTCCTTAGCTTTAAGCGGAATTCCCCAGCAAGCAGACGCCGAAGCTTTTTGGGATCAATTGAAATTATCCTATCGATTGCATCATATTCAAAAAGTAATGATATTCGATCATCAAGACTGTAGCGCTTATGCAGATAAGATCGATCCAAAATTAAGTGAAGATAGTGAAAAAGAAGAAAAAGTCCATGAAGAATACTTGAGTGGGGCTTATTGGCAAATACGCGATCGCTATCCAGATTTGAATATAGAATTATATTTTGTTACTCTTAATGCGGAAGTAAAGGCTATTTCACCTTTGGCTAGAGTATAA
- a CDS encoding GxxExxY protein, with translation MRELNDEVEELAYRVIGAAIEVHRVLGPGFLESVYQEALEIEFPMRGIRCQPQKPVAVTDKGFQVGEGKLDFLVGDTLIVEFKAVENLAPIHEAQVISYFKMTNHPLALLINFNVPVLKEGIKRIISSS, from the coding sequence ATGAGAGAGCTTAATGATGAGGTGGAAGAGTTAGCTTATCGGGTAATTGGGGCGGCGATTGAGGTGCATCGGGTTTTGGGGCCAGGTTTTTTGGAGTCAGTGTATCAGGAAGCTTTAGAAATAGAATTTCCGATGCGCGGGATACGCTGTCAACCTCAGAAGCCGGTAGCAGTGACAGACAAAGGTTTTCAGGTCGGTGAGGGCAAATTAGATTTTCTTGTCGGTGACACTCTAATTGTGGAATTTAAAGCTGTAGAAAATTTAGCACCCATCCACGAAGCCCAAGTAATCTCCTATTTTAAAATGACCAATCATCCCCTCGCCCTTCTCATCAACTTCAACGTCCCCGTTCTCAAAGAAGGCATCAAACGCATCATCTCCTCCTCTTAA